A DNA window from Prochlorococcus marinus str. GP2 contains the following coding sequences:
- the rimO gene encoding 30S ribosomal protein S12 methylthiotransferase RimO, whose amino-acid sequence MKQNSLNLKEKKLSKIAFSHVGCEKNLVDTEHMQGLLDKEGYKVDSNIHDANVVVVNTCSFIETAREESIRKILEYTNQGKKVIVAGCMAQHFKDELIKEIPEIKGLVGTGDYQKIAKVLDRVEKGEIVNEVSRIPEFIADEEMPRFVDKNKFVAYLRIAEGCNYNCAFCIIPKLRGPQRSRTIESIVSEAKSLAKKGIQEIILISQITTNYGQDIYGKPSLAKLLNELSKVSIPWIRIHYAYPTGLTDEVIRAFKDSKNIVPYFDLPLQHSHPDVLKSMNRPWQASLNKSILEKIREEIPSAVLRTSLIVGFPGEKKEHFEHLLEFLDRHKFDHVGVFIFSPEEGTAAFHLPNKVSPEVSEARKDNVISVQQNISKEKNQTYVGSKMKILVEQISDNNELIGRSYNFAPEIDGTVILSVKEKIDLKNYIGKFVEANISFADEYDLYGETIKIL is encoded by the coding sequence AAAGAAAAAAAACTATCTAAGATTGCATTCAGTCATGTTGGATGTGAGAAAAATCTTGTTGATACTGAACATATGCAAGGCTTATTAGATAAAGAGGGTTATAAAGTTGACAGCAATATACATGATGCAAATGTCGTTGTTGTAAATACTTGCAGTTTTATTGAAACAGCTAGAGAAGAATCTATTAGAAAAATTCTAGAATATACAAATCAAGGAAAGAAAGTAATAGTTGCAGGCTGTATGGCTCAGCATTTTAAAGATGAGCTTATAAAAGAAATTCCTGAAATAAAAGGTTTGGTTGGAACAGGAGATTATCAAAAGATAGCCAAGGTTTTAGACAGAGTAGAAAAAGGGGAAATCGTTAATGAAGTTTCAAGAATACCTGAATTTATTGCAGATGAGGAAATGCCTCGTTTTGTAGATAAAAACAAATTTGTTGCTTATCTTCGTATTGCTGAAGGCTGCAACTATAATTGCGCTTTTTGTATTATTCCTAAGTTGAGAGGACCTCAAAGAAGTAGAACAATAGAATCTATAGTTTCAGAAGCCAAAAGTCTTGCAAAAAAGGGTATTCAAGAAATCATTTTAATTAGTCAAATAACAACTAATTATGGTCAGGATATTTATGGAAAACCATCATTAGCCAAACTTTTGAATGAGCTTTCTAAAGTTTCAATTCCTTGGATAAGGATACATTATGCTTATCCAACAGGTTTAACTGATGAAGTTATTAGAGCTTTCAAAGATTCAAAGAATATTGTGCCTTACTTTGATTTGCCGCTTCAGCATAGTCATCCAGATGTTTTGAAGAGTATGAATAGACCTTGGCAAGCTTCTTTGAATAAATCAATTTTGGAAAAAATTAGAGAAGAAATTCCATCTGCTGTATTAAGAACTAGTCTCATTGTTGGTTTCCCGGGAGAAAAAAAAGAACATTTTGAACATCTTCTCGAATTTTTGGATAGGCACAAATTTGATCATGTTGGAGTTTTTATTTTTTCACCTGAGGAAGGAACTGCAGCTTTTCATTTGCCAAATAAAGTATCTCCAGAGGTTTCAGAGGCAAGAAAAGATAACGTTATTTCAGTTCAACAAAATATCTCTAAAGAAAAAAATCAGACATATGTTGGTTCAAAAATGAAGATTTTGGTAGAACAAATATCAGATAATAACGAATTAATTGGTCGGTCCTACAATTTCGCGCCTGAAATTGACGGAACTGTAATTTTATCTGTTAAAGAGAAAATTGACTTGAAAAATTATATTGGCAAATTTGTTGAAGCAAATATTTCTTTTGCGGATGAATATGATTTATATGGAGAGACTATTAAAATTTTGTAG
- the petL gene encoding cytochrome b6-f complex subunit PetL: MNIIFYFAFIGFGFGAAFALDKLLRAVKLI, from the coding sequence ATGAACATCATTTTCTATTTTGCATTTATTGGTTTTGGTTTTGGAGCTGCTTTCGCATTAGATAAGCTATTAAGAGCAGTTAAATTAATTTAA
- a CDS encoding DUF4346 domain-containing protein, translating to MDSSQSLDEKIKIDNSLSHRYIDLDPNGYFIIKVDLEENKIILEHFLNNINDDGYALDPETNEPIKCDSQNKRVCNEVFKGISAKQLGILITEERNDLITRFDHALYLGRELQKAEECLYKKLPYIQD from the coding sequence ATGGATTCAAGTCAAAGTTTAGATGAAAAAATAAAGATTGATAATAGTCTGTCCCACCGATATATAGACTTAGATCCAAACGGTTACTTCATTATAAAAGTAGATTTAGAAGAAAATAAAATAATTTTAGAGCACTTTCTAAATAATATTAATGATGACGGATATGCGCTTGACCCAGAAACAAATGAACCAATTAAATGCGACTCTCAAAATAAAAGAGTTTGTAATGAAGTTTTTAAAGGAATTAGTGCGAAACAACTTGGAATATTGATCACTGAAGAAAGAAATGACTTAATAACAAGATTCGATCATGCTCTATATTTAGGCCGGGAACTACAAAAAGCAGAAGAATGTTTATACAAAAAATTACCATATATCCAAGATTAA
- a CDS encoding GNAT family N-acetyltransferase, whose protein sequence is MKQPIHKVEVKLSIKEISKEIWNELANEINNPFYEWTWIKNLEISKSVSRETGWQPLYFVAFKNEEIYGIAPLFLKNHSYGEFIFDQSFARLAQELNLNYYPKLIGMSPYSPVNGYQFLYKKNKDKKEITNLLINHIESFAITNKILSCNFLYIDESWGNHLKSLGYHEWINSSSEWRSNGEKTFNDFLSRFNSNQRKNIKKERKSITKQDIKVEIFNEDDINQEILKKMHNFYEQHCSRWGVWGSKYLTSTFFETLVDNKKNILLFSASKHDSNEIFAMSMCVKNQNNLWGRYWGSQEEISNLHFELCYYQPIEWAIKNSIHLFDPGAGGKHKRRRGFFAKSTISLHKWFDKNMENIISPWLNEMNKQTEMEINFENKSIPFK, encoded by the coding sequence ATGAAACAACCAATACATAAAGTTGAAGTCAAATTATCAATTAAGGAAATCTCCAAGGAGATATGGAATGAATTAGCAAATGAAATTAATAACCCATTTTATGAATGGACTTGGATTAAAAACCTTGAGATATCAAAAAGTGTTTCAAGAGAAACTGGTTGGCAGCCACTATATTTTGTTGCTTTTAAAAATGAAGAGATATATGGAATTGCCCCACTTTTTTTAAAAAATCATAGTTATGGAGAATTCATTTTTGACCAATCATTTGCAAGATTGGCTCAAGAGCTGAATTTAAATTATTACCCTAAATTAATTGGAATGAGTCCTTATAGTCCTGTAAATGGATATCAATTTCTTTATAAAAAAAATAAAGACAAGAAAGAAATTACAAATTTACTTATCAACCACATCGAAAGCTTTGCGATTACAAACAAAATTCTAAGTTGTAATTTTTTATATATTGATGAAAGTTGGGGCAACCATCTTAAATCATTGGGGTACCATGAATGGATAAATTCCAGCAGTGAATGGAGGAGTAATGGAGAAAAAACATTTAATGATTTTCTTTCTAGATTTAACTCTAATCAGAGAAAAAATATAAAAAAAGAGAGGAAATCAATTACTAAACAAGATATAAAAGTAGAAATTTTTAATGAAGATGATATCAACCAAGAAATCCTCAAAAAAATGCATAATTTTTATGAACAGCATTGTTCGAGGTGGGGAGTTTGGGGAAGTAAATATCTAACATCTACATTTTTCGAAACACTGGTTGATAATAAAAAAAATATTTTACTTTTTAGTGCATCAAAACATGATTCAAATGAAATTTTTGCTATGTCGATGTGCGTTAAAAATCAAAATAACTTATGGGGTAGATATTGGGGTAGTCAAGAAGAAATATCTAATTTACATTTTGAATTATGCTATTACCAGCCAATTGAATGGGCAATAAAAAATAGTATCCATTTGTTTGATCCTGGAGCAGGTGGTAAACATAAAAGACGGAGGGGGTTTTTTGCAAAAAGCACCATTAGCTTGCATAAGTGGTTTGACAAAAATATGGAAAATATAATTAGTCCTTGGCTAAATGAAATGAATAAACAAACCGAGATGGAAATTAATTTTGAAAATAAATCTATACCCTTTAAATAA
- a CDS encoding RibD family protein, which produces MSIPRVIIVIASSLDGRIAFPEGGESHLGSDEDKKILNQNLSMVDATIFGLGTLIAHQSTYLVKNLNDNDEVNISKRQPISIVASNSKKFNSNWKYFRQPIRRWLISSSKVDNSSNNEFEKELFFEDSWGKTLISLKKQGINDLALLGGAKLINSFIKEDLITDIKITIIPRIIGGRYTWIPPEQTNAIFNLERRWEIKSIKNLMNNEINIHYKKI; this is translated from the coding sequence TTGAGTATCCCAAGAGTAATAATTGTTATAGCATCAAGTCTTGATGGTAGAATTGCATTTCCTGAAGGTGGAGAATCTCATCTTGGAAGCGATGAAGATAAAAAAATATTAAATCAAAACTTATCAATGGTTGACGCCACCATTTTTGGTTTAGGTACTTTAATAGCTCATCAATCAACTTACCTAGTTAAAAATCTCAATGATAATGACGAAGTAAATATATCAAAAAGACAACCAATTTCTATAGTTGCTTCAAATAGCAAAAAATTTAACAGTAATTGGAAATACTTTCGTCAACCAATTAGAAGATGGCTAATAAGCTCAAGTAAAGTTGATAATTCGTCGAATAATGAATTCGAAAAAGAACTCTTTTTCGAAGATTCATGGGGAAAAACTTTAATTTCACTCAAAAAACAAGGGATAAATGATTTAGCTCTTTTAGGTGGTGCAAAACTTATAAATTCATTTATAAAAGAGGATCTAATAACAGATATAAAAATTACAATAATTCCACGAATCATTGGAGGTAGATATACATGGATCCCTCCAGAACAAACAAATGCGATTTTTAATCTCGAAAGACGATGGGAAATAAAATCAATTAAAAATTTAATGAATAATGAAATCAATATTCATTACAAAAAAATTTAA
- a CDS encoding 6-pyruvoyl trahydropterin synthase family protein produces MTSTQSKPLHGKGRECVITRRACFSSSHRYWLPEKSPEENLSLFGKCSIAPGHGHNYELIVSMGGELDSDGMVLNLSDVKHSIKDKVTGQLDFRFLNDVWPEFNVDNQEGILPTTEALVKVIWHRLKDDLPLTSLRLYENPNLWADYFGKNMEAFLTVQTHFAAAHRLAKEEISFDENKKIYGKCARVNGHGHNYLVDITVKGDIDKRTGMVCDLSALQEIINDLVVEQLDHTFLNKDIEFFHNCVPTAENIALYISDILKKPIHQLGATLHKIRLQESPNNAAEIYVDQKLTNSLKLKFENNLVTQT; encoded by the coding sequence ATGACTTCTACACAATCCAAACCATTACATGGAAAAGGACGTGAATGCGTCATAACTCGACGTGCCTGCTTTAGTTCTAGTCACCGTTATTGGCTTCCTGAAAAAAGCCCAGAAGAAAATTTATCTCTTTTTGGAAAGTGCAGTATTGCACCAGGACATGGTCATAATTATGAGCTTATTGTTTCAATGGGAGGAGAACTAGACTCTGATGGAATGGTACTTAATCTCTCTGATGTAAAACACTCTATTAAAGATAAGGTTACTGGACAATTAGATTTTCGTTTCTTAAATGATGTCTGGCCTGAATTTAATGTTGATAACCAAGAGGGTATACTTCCTACAACTGAAGCATTAGTAAAGGTCATTTGGCATCGTCTAAAGGATGATTTACCTCTTACAAGTCTAAGACTTTATGAAAACCCAAATTTATGGGCAGATTATTTTGGAAAAAACATGGAAGCATTTTTAACAGTACAAACTCATTTTGCAGCAGCTCATAGACTTGCAAAAGAAGAGATATCCTTTGATGAAAATAAAAAAATCTATGGGAAATGTGCCAGAGTTAATGGACATGGTCATAATTATCTTGTCGATATAACTGTAAAAGGAGACATTGATAAAAGAACAGGAATGGTTTGCGACTTATCTGCCCTCCAAGAGATAATTAATGATTTAGTTGTTGAGCAACTAGATCATACTTTTCTTAATAAAGACATCGAATTTTTCCATAATTGTGTTCCAACTGCTGAAAATATAGCTTTATATATTTCTGATATTCTTAAAAAACCAATACATCAACTTGGTGCAACATTACACAAAATAAGACTCCAAGAGAGCCCAAATAATGCTGCAGAAATTTATGTTGATCAAAAGTTAACCAATTCATTAAAATTGAAATTTGAAAATAATTTAGTAACACAAACTTGA
- a CDS encoding shikimate kinase, with product MEQSIIEKTLHTIKGRSIFLIGMMGSGKSQTGLKLAELLKYRYIDLDSLIEKVAKKSINQIFNDEGEDNFRELEANCLQETIKIPSLVISTGGGIVTKSENWGILRQGIIAWIDLDKDIAIERLKNEIENRPLLQGKNLKDLYMSIFQSRENLYSQADLRIQVKKENIEEVAMKIINAIHKEIIS from the coding sequence ATGGAACAATCCATTATCGAAAAAACACTTCATACTATTAAGGGCAGAAGCATATTTTTAATAGGAATGATGGGTTCTGGTAAGTCACAAACTGGTTTGAAGCTGGCTGAATTATTGAAGTATAGATACATTGATTTAGATTCATTAATAGAGAAGGTGGCAAAAAAATCTATCAATCAAATTTTTAATGATGAAGGAGAAGATAATTTCCGTGAATTAGAAGCAAACTGTCTTCAAGAAACTATCAAAATTCCTTCATTAGTAATCTCAACTGGGGGAGGAATAGTTACCAAATCGGAAAACTGGGGAATCTTAAGACAGGGAATAATTGCTTGGATAGATCTCGATAAAGATATAGCAATTGAAAGATTGAAAAATGAAATTGAAAATAGGCCACTTCTTCAGGGAAAGAATCTAAAAGATTTATATATGAGCATTTTTCAATCTAGAGAAAATTTGTATTCTCAAGCAGATTTAAGAATTCAAGTAAAAAAAGAAAATATTGAAGAAGTTGCTATGAAAATAATTAATGCAATTCATAAAGAAATAATTAGTTAA
- a CDS encoding chlororespiratory reduction protein 7, giving the protein MSNPLIRASDHYVLLEPDSKEKIVSKQEAILWLKNWLSKTETQTIYQNIEDPDQEFFEELLESTYELEIKLGYVIKWFAVRIEPD; this is encoded by the coding sequence ATGTCAAATCCACTAATAAGAGCATCAGACCATTATGTATTATTAGAGCCAGATTCAAAAGAAAAAATTGTATCAAAGCAAGAAGCAATTTTATGGTTAAAGAATTGGCTTAGTAAGACAGAAACACAAACAATATATCAAAATATTGAAGATCCTGATCAGGAATTTTTTGAAGAATTATTGGAAAGCACTTATGAATTAGAAATAAAATTAGGATACGTTATCAAATGGTTTGCAGTAAGAATTGAACCAGATTAA
- a CDS encoding DUF6816 family protein: protein MKILLGLILCLIFQGIFLESSFALVDSNLREFLENRVNQWPELYLPNFKLSDTSKDLIYPKWFEGNWLVTSQDIVNDSEEPVVYKVNFFKNDSDLIVGNRAKNSESIGKAIFGETLIKVVNDPQSINNQITYLKDDFYIDSRIIGRNQIKDEDIFFADELVIQTAHKPGVSRINQVETISKFQKCSEEILEVDNSIKPSICGVQYVASYGSKVGDSSIHAIKTNKYKLKFEFIES from the coding sequence ATGAAAATTCTTCTTGGATTAATTCTTTGCTTGATTTTTCAAGGAATTTTTTTAGAAAGTTCTTTTGCTCTGGTAGATTCTAATTTACGCGAGTTTTTGGAGAATCGTGTAAATCAATGGCCAGAATTATATTTGCCAAATTTTAAATTATCGGATACTTCTAAGGATTTAATTTATCCTAAATGGTTCGAGGGGAATTGGCTTGTTACTTCTCAAGATATAGTTAATGATTCAGAAGAGCCAGTTGTTTATAAAGTAAATTTTTTTAAAAATGATTCAGATTTAATTGTTGGTAATCGTGCAAAAAATTCTGAATCTATTGGAAAAGCAATATTTGGTGAAACCTTAATCAAGGTTGTAAATGACCCTCAATCTATTAATAATCAAATTACCTATTTAAAAGATGATTTTTATATCGATTCAAGAATTATAGGGAGAAATCAGATTAAAGATGAAGATATTTTTTTCGCAGATGAGCTAGTTATACAAACAGCACATAAGCCAGGTGTTTCAAGGATTAATCAGGTAGAGACCATTAGTAAATTTCAAAAATGTTCCGAAGAAATATTGGAAGTTGATAATTCAATCAAACCATCAATTTGTGGAGTGCAATATGTTGCTTCTTATGGTTCAAAAGTTGGTGATTCTTCTATTCATGCTATAAAAACAAATAAATATAAATTGAAGTTTGAATTTATTGAGAGTTAG
- a CDS encoding glutathione S-transferase family protein — protein sequence MITLYQFRHSAFCLKTRMALHAKKLQYRVEEVTPGIGQFEIFKLSGQKQVPVIVDSNDQVINDSSTICVYLDKKNENNPLFPEDPILFAQCKLIEDWADTTMATTCRKALIKSAIENPQLRTALLPDEIPSSVKSIVDKLPFKNLSKISNVVLSSKDNLELQKLLEALSKSLINKKYLVGDSLSIADISIAAQLSLLKFPKSAGPILSGEGSQEYINNPYLENLFIWRNNLEEYLFSANSQ from the coding sequence ATGATTACATTATATCAATTTAGGCATAGTGCTTTTTGTTTAAAAACAAGAATGGCTCTTCATGCAAAAAAACTACAATATCGAGTTGAAGAAGTAACACCTGGAATTGGCCAATTTGAAATCTTTAAATTATCAGGTCAAAAACAAGTACCTGTAATAGTTGATAGTAATGATCAAGTTATTAATGACTCTTCAACTATTTGCGTATATTTAGATAAGAAAAATGAAAACAACCCACTCTTTCCGGAGGATCCAATATTATTTGCACAATGCAAACTAATTGAAGACTGGGCAGATACTACAATGGCTACAACTTGTAGAAAAGCTTTAATTAAATCTGCAATAGAAAATCCACAGCTAAGAACTGCATTACTTCCAGATGAAATACCTTCTTCAGTTAAAAGTATTGTTGATAAATTACCTTTTAAAAATCTTAGTAAAATTTCTAATGTAGTTTTGTCTTCTAAAGATAATTTAGAACTCCAAAAATTACTGGAAGCTTTATCAAAATCCTTGATCAACAAGAAATATTTAGTTGGAGATAGTTTATCAATTGCAGATATTTCAATTGCTGCTCAATTATCCCTTCTTAAATTTCCAAAGTCTGCAGGACCAATTCTTTCAGGAGAAGGAAGCCAAGAATACATAAACAACCCTTACTTAGAAAATCTTTTCATTTGGAGGAACAACTTAGAAGAATATCTTTTTAGTGCTAACTCTCAATAA
- a CDS encoding DUF751 family protein: protein MGEFFSNVARYPKYLISIIVGGLVALLEPLFKNRSNPLTIVGLISSVLSAFITVYFVLQAMTNPINLQP, encoded by the coding sequence ATGGGCGAATTTTTCTCTAATGTTGCGAGATATCCAAAGTATTTGATTTCTATCATTGTTGGGGGACTTGTTGCTTTGCTTGAACCTTTATTCAAGAATAGATCAAATCCACTCACAATAGTAGGTTTGATATCTTCTGTCTTAAGTGCTTTCATAACTGTTTATTTTGTCTTGCAAGCGATGACAAACCCAATAAATTTACAACCATAA
- the rbfA gene encoding 30S ribosome-binding factor RbfA gives MPNNYRLAKVSSLLKKEITLILQNDLENDLIRDHFVNISKIDLSGDLQHCKIYISSTAEEKVRKEIVENLNTAKSSIRHSLGKRIEMRRVPEIIFKDDVVLDKGLSVLKLLDELKSKNQTNNFEDKDAKS, from the coding sequence ATGCCAAATAATTACCGTCTTGCAAAAGTTTCTTCTCTTTTGAAGAAAGAAATAACCCTTATTTTGCAGAATGATTTAGAAAATGATCTTATTAGAGATCATTTCGTCAATATTTCTAAGATTGATTTATCAGGTGATTTGCAACACTGTAAAATTTATATAAGTTCAACTGCTGAAGAGAAAGTAAGGAAAGAGATTGTGGAAAACTTAAATACTGCTAAAAGCTCTATAAGGCATAGTTTAGGAAAAAGAATTGAGATGAGAAGAGTTCCAGAGATAATTTTTAAAGACGATGTTGTTCTTGATAAAGGATTATCAGTCTTGAAACTTCTCGATGAATTAAAAAGTAAAAATCAAACTAATAATTTTGAGGACAAGGATGCCAAAAGTTGA
- a CDS encoding uroporphyrinogen-III synthase yields MPKVDLPLDQRNIIITRSKEGILDIKKIFISKGANVFDLPAISIGDPDDLKPLDEALDQINDFHWIIFSSSNGIKFVDKRLRYFNSSLKECSKKTKIAVVGEKTSKTLDNFGIKADFIPPEFVAESLIDNFPVSGYGLRVFVPRVQTGGRDLIADQFRKAGSRVFEVAAYETRCPDSIPEETIDIISNRKVDAIIFSSGKTVSNSALLLEKKLGKEWLGYCDEIKLLTIGPQTTKVCNKIFGRVDGQAQKYTFEGLLDTAINIFN; encoded by the coding sequence ATGCCAAAAGTTGATCTTCCCCTTGATCAAAGAAATATAATTATTACTCGATCAAAAGAAGGGATATTGGATATAAAAAAGATATTCATAAGCAAGGGCGCTAATGTATTTGATTTGCCTGCAATAAGTATTGGTGATCCTGATGATTTGAAACCTCTTGACGAAGCATTAGATCAAATAAATGATTTTCATTGGATTATTTTTTCCAGTAGTAATGGGATTAAATTTGTGGATAAAAGACTTAGATACTTTAATAGTTCATTAAAAGAGTGTTCTAAGAAAACAAAAATCGCTGTAGTCGGAGAAAAAACTTCAAAAACTCTTGATAATTTTGGGATTAAGGCTGATTTCATACCTCCAGAATTTGTTGCTGAGAGTTTAATTGATAATTTCCCCGTATCTGGTTATGGACTTAGAGTCTTTGTACCAAGAGTCCAAACAGGTGGTAGGGATCTAATTGCAGATCAATTTAGAAAGGCTGGTTCCCGTGTATTTGAGGTTGCTGCATATGAAACTAGATGCCCTGACTCAATTCCAGAAGAAACAATTGACATTATTTCTAATCGAAAAGTCGATGCAATAATTTTCTCAAGCGGTAAAACCGTATCAAATTCTGCTTTGTTACTAGAAAAAAAACTGGGTAAAGAATGGTTAGGATATTGTGATGAAATTAAGTTATTAACTATTGGTCCTCAGACAACAAAAGTATGTAACAAGATTTTTGGAAGAGTTGATGGTCAGGCACAAAAATATACTTTTGAAGGACTACTAGATACAGCAATTAATATTTTTAATTAG
- a CDS encoding SRPBCC family protein — translation MGTWLKHDVITVVNAPLENVWNTWSDLDSMSLWMSWIESVKTVDEETSTLPDLTEWTLAANGFRFKWKAQITERIEKSKLKWKSIGGLPTEGSVVFQSKSDQITTVNLAITYELPKMIARFMEENILGKMVTNELQANIDRFKDLVEKNYTKDLSN, via the coding sequence ATGGGTACTTGGCTAAAACATGACGTAATAACCGTTGTTAATGCACCTCTTGAAAATGTATGGAATACATGGAGCGATTTAGACTCAATGTCACTTTGGATGAGCTGGATTGAATCTGTAAAAACAGTTGATGAAGAAACTAGTACATTACCAGATTTAACAGAGTGGACTCTGGCTGCAAATGGCTTTAGGTTTAAATGGAAAGCTCAAATTACAGAAAGGATCGAAAAAAGCAAACTTAAATGGAAATCAATAGGAGGTTTACCAACTGAGGGATCAGTAGTTTTTCAAAGTAAAAGTGATCAAATCACAACCGTAAATTTAGCCATAACTTATGAGCTACCTAAAATGATTGCTCGGTTTATGGAAGAGAATATATTAGGAAAAATGGTTACAAATGAATTACAGGCCAATATTGATAGATTCAAAGATTTAGTTGAAAAGAACTATACAAAAGATCTTTCTAATTAA